One genomic region from Dermacentor variabilis isolate Ectoservices chromosome 6, ASM5094787v1, whole genome shotgun sequence encodes:
- the LOC142586350 gene encoding cell adhesion molecule Dscam1-like, with product MGSVLSLRLHPFAFPEKTIVGTQVSATCTTVEAAQNVRFRWFKNGRLLTGSERDGRIRLRTFPDVSNLVIGPLEESDSGNYTCTGTAGLKSDSYTQTLHVLVPPRWVKEPSDISVREGDNVTLTCSASGRPSPAIKWKRKEEKGEAPVNSSHGGTLKISKTTKSVSGTYTCTADNGLPGLLVREIRVNVFVTGGITSGVEFSWYKDGKALTLDDRVKIRSFPDMSTLVVDSLRQDDSGNYTCMGRLGNRKDSHTANLRVLGSLQLQPFAFPSNAVIGNTVTVTCTTISRTANVNFQWLKDGKELVKSSKVEIVHHPLFSTLVIGPTTKKDSGNYTCIGNIARNKETTAPGKNELQIANASKLDAGSYECSADNEVLEAITKTITIAIYGFGKAVKVQPFSFPSNVVEGSRVSATCSLMSISEGTRFRWSRNGKPLSDDPEGRIKTRTEADFSMVTIGPVRQGDSGNYSCTAMSKGKSDTYSSNLVVYGSINVVPFYIPDKVMLGDTVKVVCYTSTEQTPLSFKWLKDGKLLVADENIRIKTQADLSTMILGPVKPAHRGNYTCQVFTPASSGSYTATLLVYVPARFEEKFKVQTVRRGEAATLQCQAIGDLPLEITWSQDKKRLIFAPVTRYEKFESNTENGVTAELLIPTTDRSDAALYTCVAKNEYGSDERNIKLLVVEVPAQPLDLRILEVWRRKVNVIWSEPYSGNSPINNYIVHYWRDRDGAHRLMEQTVPSGQTSAMISELHPGASYSLTVTAENEVGQGPPSDPVRFLTAEEEPGGSPTDVWAAAKGPTSIAVSWKPPPRDTWNGVLKGYYVGYRAAESSQPYSFKTVETVVNGSQEVTLVGLTKSSRYSVIVKAFNAIGSGPPSEALLVYTLDGDVPFPPALTLISSTDSAFKVKWTQSKATAAPVTGYTLHYKKNTGPWHHIPVVASGDTSYTLTDLDGGATYKVYLTASNQFGRGSGSEAIIINTTNQGHDRAWVFYKDPSLLVPAASFLIAVLVVITVVTICIKKTKAHKNFEKSLEAEKRQSYGEVTQQQQRYIDVTEKRNRSDYATIQSRRSLSGNYKIEELRSAAPNRGYNTTDAKDRRRSSLRKSSASSHVYDSAA from the exons TTCCACCAAGATGGGTCAAAGAGCCTAGCGACATCAGCGTCCGAGAGGGCGACAATGTCACGTTGACGTGCAGTGCGTCAGGCCGTCCATCTCCGGCGATTAAGTGGAAACGCAAGG AAGAAAAAGGAGAAGCCCCTGTAAATAGTTCTCACGGTGGGACCCTCAAGATATCCAAAACAACAAAGTCGGTGAGCGGAACCTATACCTGCACAGCTGACAACGGCCTGCCTGGACTTCTGGTACGGGAAATACGTGTCAACGTATTCG TGACCGGCGGAATAACATCAGGAGTCGAGTTCTCTTGGTACAAGGATGGCAAAGCCCTCACACTCGACGACCGAGTGAAGATCCGTTCTTTCCCGGACATGTCGACGCTGGTTGTGGACTCCCTAAGGCAAGATGATTCGGGAAACTACACCTGCATGGGAAGACTTGGAAACCGAAAAGACTCGCACACGGCAAACCTGCGTGTTCTTG GCTCCCTCCAGCTCCAGCCTTTTGCCTTTCCCAGCAACGCTGTCATTGGAAACACGGTCACTGTGACATGCACTACAATCAGCCGTACAGCTAACGTCAACTTTCAGTGGCTGAAAGATGGCAAAGAGCTGGTCAAGAGCTCGAAAGTGGAGATAGTGCACCATCCCCTGTTCAGCACGCTGGTGATTGGCCCGACTACCAAGAAAGACAGCGGGAATTACACCTGTATCGGAAACATTG CTCGCAACAAGGAGACCACAGCACCCGGCAAGAATGAACTGCAAATAGCAAATGCTTCCAAGTTGGATGCAGGGTCATACGAGTGCAGCGCAGACAACGAAGTCTTAGAAGCAATCACTAAAACCATAACAATCGCCATTTACG GATTCGGAAAGGCCGTCAAAGTACAACCCTTCTCGTTTCCCTCCAACGTCGTCGAAGGGTCGAGAGTCAGTGCAACCTGCTCCCTGATGAGCATCTCCGAGGGAACCCGCTTCAGATGGTCGAGAAATGGCAAACCACTCAGTGATGACCCGGAAGGACGGATCAAGACAAGGACTGAGGCCGACTTCTCCATGGTCACCATAGGTCCAGTGCGTCAAGGAGATAGCGGGAACTACAGCTGCACGGCGATGTCTAAGGGGAAGTCAGACACATACTCGTCCAACCTTGTTGTCTATG GCAGCATCAACGTGGTGCCATTCTACATACCAGACAAAGTTATGCTCGGAGACACGGTGAAAGTTGTGTGCTACACAAGCACCGAACAAACACCTTTGTCGTTCAAGTGGCTAAAAGACGGCAAGTTATTGGTTGCCGACGAGAACATCCGCATAAAGACGCAAGCCGACCTGTCAACAATGATTCTGGGCCCTGTGAAACCTGCACACAGGGGAAACTATACATGTCAAGTATTCACGCCGGCCTCCAGTGGATCGTACACGGCAACCCTTTTGGTATATG TGCCCGCCCGGTTCGAGGAGAAATTCAAGGTGCAAACTGTACGTCGTGGAGAAGCGGCCACTCTGCAATGCCAGGCTATTGGGGATTTGCCGCTGGAGATCACGTGGTCCCAAGACAAAAAGCGCCTCATATTCGCTCCAGTGACAAG GTACGAAAAGTTCGAGTCGAACACGGAAAACGGCGTGACTGCAGAGCTACTGATTCCGACGACGGACAGGAGCGACGCGGCCCTCTACACCTGCGTCGCGAAGAACGAGTACGGCAGCGACGAGAGGAACATCAAGCTGCTCGTCGTCG AGGTCCCCGCTCAACCGTTGGACCTTCGTATCCTGGAAGTCTGGAGACGCAAGGTGAACGTCATTTGGTCGGAGCCGTACAGCGGGAACAGCCCCATCAACAACTACATTGTGCACTACTGGAGGGACAGGG ACGGGGCGCATCGCCTCATGGAGCAGACCGTGCCGAGCGGCCAGACTTCGGCCATGATCAGCGAGCTTCACCCGGGCGCCTCCTATTCTCTCACCGTGACCGCCGAGAACGAAGTGGGTCAGGGTCCCCCCTCGGACCCGGTCCGCTTCCTCACCGCCGAAGAAG AGCCCGGCGGATCACCAACCGACGTCTGGGCAGCTGCCAAGGGACCTACTTCTATTGCCGTTTCGTGGAAG CCTCCTCCTCGAGACACGTGGAACGGTGTGCTCAAGGGCTACTACGTGGGATACCGGGCGGCCGAGTCCAGCCAGCCGTACTCTTTCAAGACGGTCGAGACGGTGGTTAACGGATCCCAGGAAGTCACGCTCGTGGGCCTCACAAAGTCCTCGCGGTACAGTGTTATCGTCAAGGCCTTCAACGCCATCGGAAGCGGACCGCCCTCTGAAGCCTTGCTCGTCTACACTTTGGATGGCG ATGTGCCATTCCCTCCTGCGCTGACCCTGATCTCAAGCACCGACTCTGCCTTCAAGGTTAAGTGGACCCAATCGAAAGCCACCGCTGCTCCCGTAACAG GCTACACGCTGCACTACAAGAAGAACACGGGCCCCTGGCACCACATCCCGGTCGTGGCTTCGGGCGACACGAGCTACACGCTCACAGACCTGGACGGGGGTGCGACATACAAGGTGTACCTTACCGCGTCCAACCAGTTCGGGCGCGGGTCTGGAAGcgaggccatcatcatcaacaccacTAACCAAG GTCATGACAGGGCCTGGGTCTTCTACAAGGATCCATCCCTGCTGGTTCCCGCCGCATCCTTTCTCATCGCTGTCCTCGTCGTCATCACCGTCGTCACCATCTGCATCAAAAAGACCAAAGCGCACAAGAATTTCGAAAAAT CCCTAGAAGCAGAGAAGCGCCAGAGCTACGGCGAGgtgacgcagcagcagcagcgctacATCGACGTCACAGAGAAGCGCAACCGCTCCGACTACGCCACCATCCAGAGCCGGAGGAGCCTCTCCGGCAACTACAAGATCGAGGAACTGCGCTCGGCGGCACCAAACAGGGGATACAATACTACAGAC GCCAAAGACAGGCGGCGTTCGTCTCTACGAAAAAGCAGCGCATCCTCGCACGTCTACGACAGCGCGGCGTGA